A window of the Nibribacter ruber genome harbors these coding sequences:
- a CDS encoding alpha amylase family protein produces MKKSILIGALLVTASALSMCGRPVTTATQSSASTMGGFKNRNLLYFDATANFKRFSFQDSIAYYLKKSKDAGVTDVVVDVKPISGEVLYPSKLAPVMNEWAGFTKTEKFDLLTAFIEQAHKLGMTVHASTNIFVAGHNHFNRGPVYADPAKKDWQSLNYTAQGMTPITQIKTKYSAMVNPALPAVQQYEMGILKELITLYPKLDGIILDRVRYDGIEADFSAASRKMFEQYIGKPVANFPADIYTYSKDAKTPEGKAERVPGPLYKQWIEWRAKVIHDFVYAARQELKAINPKLIFGDYTGSWYPTYYEVGVNWASKEYDPSQTYSWATPNYKNFGYAEALDLYTTGSYYFEVEKKEAKTINVTTVNRTEAGQNKGTEDWYTVEGSAEMAMNIVKGKAPVYAGVYVDQYKGHPEQFVKALKMCRAKSDGAMVFDIVHVINEGWWNELKRGLTE; encoded by the coding sequence ATGAAGAAATCCATCTTAATTGGCGCCCTACTGGTAACCGCAAGTGCCCTGAGCATGTGCGGCCGTCCGGTCACTACGGCCACGCAAAGCTCTGCCTCAACTATGGGCGGGTTCAAGAACCGCAACCTGCTGTACTTTGACGCCACGGCCAATTTCAAGCGCTTCTCGTTTCAAGACTCCATTGCCTACTACCTCAAAAAGTCTAAAGACGCAGGCGTGACCGATGTGGTGGTGGATGTGAAACCCATCTCAGGCGAGGTACTATACCCCAGCAAACTGGCGCCGGTCATGAACGAGTGGGCGGGCTTCACCAAAACCGAGAAGTTTGATCTGTTGACGGCCTTTATTGAGCAGGCGCACAAACTGGGCATGACGGTACACGCGTCTACCAATATTTTCGTGGCGGGCCATAACCACTTCAACCGCGGGCCGGTGTATGCAGACCCAGCCAAGAAAGACTGGCAGTCGTTGAACTATACTGCCCAGGGTATGACGCCTATCACCCAGATTAAGACCAAGTACTCGGCCATGGTGAACCCCGCGTTGCCGGCCGTGCAGCAGTATGAGATGGGCATTCTCAAAGAGCTCATCACCCTGTACCCCAAGCTGGACGGCATCATCCTGGACCGCGTGCGCTATGACGGCATAGAGGCTGATTTCTCAGCGGCTTCCAGAAAGATGTTTGAGCAGTACATTGGTAAGCCCGTAGCCAACTTCCCCGCAGACATTTACACCTATTCCAAAGACGCCAAAACCCCAGAGGGCAAGGCCGAGCGCGTGCCGGGCCCTTTATACAAGCAATGGATTGAGTGGCGCGCCAAAGTGATTCATGACTTTGTGTACGCCGCCCGCCAAGAGCTGAAGGCCATTAACCCTAAACTCATCTTCGGGGATTACACCGGTTCCTGGTACCCTACTTATTATGAGGTGGGCGTGAACTGGGCCAGCAAGGAATATGACCCGTCACAGACCTACAGCTGGGCCACACCCAATTACAAGAACTTCGGCTACGCCGAGGCCCTGGACTTGTACACCACCGGCAGCTACTACTTTGAGGTAGAGAAGAAAGAAGCCAAAACCATTAACGTGACCACGGTCAACCGCACCGAGGCCGGCCAAAACAAAGGCACTGAGGACTGGTACACCGTGGAGGGTTCTGCGGAGATGGCCATGAACATTGTGAAAGGCAAAGCCCCCGTGTATGCCGGGGTATATGTAGACCAGTACAAAGGGCATCCAGAGCAGTTTGTGAAAGCCCTGAAGATGTGCCGCGCCAAGTCAGACGGGGCCATGGTCTTTGACATTGTGCACGTGATCAATGAAGGCTGGTGGAATGAACTGAAACGCGGCCTAACGGAATAA
- a CDS encoding FAD-dependent oxidoreductase, translating into MRHFFSTLLSVVLFLCLGLLSTQAQTLKTDLLIIGGGASGTTAGIQAARMGVKVVIVEETPWLGGMLTSAGVSAIDGNHQMPSGLWGEFRQQLYNYYGGPAAVETGWVSNTLFEPSTGNRILKELVAKEKNLSVVYNTAWQDIKRQGNGWKVTVKTGKKSRTIEAKMLLDATELGDVMARAGAKYDIGMDSRSVSGEEYAPAQANDIVQDLTYVVILKEYPKGQDKTIKKPAGYNPKEFDCACDVSDPAADGGPNNNCLQMMGYGKLPNNKYMINWPKCGNDIYMNIIEKTPAQRAEALKEAKLHTLRFVYYLQTELGFKNFGIAEDEFPTADKLPMIPYHRESRRLKGLAKLAVHHVEKPYDQKEAYYRTGVAVGDYTIDHHHLKNPSAPNIDFVKIKVPSYNVPLGSLIPQGVDGLIVAEKSISVTNIVNGATRLQPVVLGLGQAAGALAAVSLQKNVQPREVNIRDVQQALLSSNAYIMPFIDVKPQDAHFAALQRIGATGILKGTGIAYKWANQTWFYPEYPASEHDVVSGLKTYYPQLKTTQASGAKITLKYLTEVLATINPALTYQKVAADWSQLKLNTPASEGLELTRCQAAVILDHFLNPFALPIDFNGQLTQQAAALGSK; encoded by the coding sequence ATGCGACACTTCTTTTCCACTCTCCTCTCTGTGGTCCTTTTCCTCTGTTTAGGACTACTCTCTACCCAGGCGCAAACGCTTAAGACAGATTTGTTGATTATTGGTGGCGGTGCCAGCGGTACCACGGCTGGTATTCAGGCGGCCCGCATGGGAGTGAAGGTGGTCATTGTGGAAGAAACGCCTTGGCTGGGAGGCATGCTCACCTCGGCGGGAGTGTCTGCCATAGACGGTAACCATCAAATGCCCTCAGGCTTGTGGGGCGAGTTCAGGCAACAGCTCTACAACTACTACGGCGGGCCGGCAGCGGTAGAAACCGGCTGGGTGAGCAATACCCTGTTTGAGCCCAGCACCGGTAACCGCATCTTAAAAGAGCTGGTTGCCAAAGAAAAGAACCTGTCTGTAGTGTACAATACCGCGTGGCAAGACATAAAAAGACAAGGCAACGGTTGGAAGGTGACCGTGAAAACCGGGAAGAAGAGCCGTACCATTGAAGCCAAAATGCTGCTAGACGCCACCGAGTTAGGTGATGTCATGGCTCGTGCCGGTGCTAAATATGACATTGGTATGGACAGTCGCTCGGTAAGCGGTGAAGAATACGCCCCAGCACAGGCCAATGACATTGTACAGGATTTGACTTACGTGGTCATCTTAAAAGAATACCCCAAAGGACAGGACAAGACCATTAAAAAACCGGCCGGCTACAACCCCAAGGAGTTTGACTGCGCCTGTGACGTCTCTGACCCTGCCGCAGACGGCGGTCCCAACAACAACTGCCTGCAAATGATGGGTTACGGCAAGCTGCCCAACAACAAATACATGATCAACTGGCCTAAGTGCGGCAATGATATTTATATGAACATCATTGAGAAGACGCCGGCCCAGCGCGCAGAAGCCCTCAAGGAGGCCAAGCTGCACACGTTACGGTTTGTGTACTACCTGCAGACGGAGCTAGGGTTCAAGAACTTTGGCATAGCAGAAGATGAATTCCCAACGGCAGATAAATTGCCCATGATTCCGTACCACCGCGAGTCCAGAAGGCTGAAGGGCCTGGCCAAGCTGGCCGTGCACCACGTGGAAAAACCTTATGACCAGAAAGAAGCCTACTACCGCACCGGCGTGGCCGTGGGGGACTACACCATTGACCACCACCACCTCAAGAATCCGTCGGCGCCTAACATTGACTTTGTGAAGATAAAAGTGCCGTCTTACAACGTGCCGCTGGGTTCGCTCATTCCGCAGGGAGTGGATGGGTTGATTGTGGCCGAGAAGAGCATTAGCGTGACCAACATTGTAAACGGGGCCACCCGTCTGCAACCGGTGGTGCTGGGCTTAGGCCAGGCAGCCGGCGCCTTGGCAGCGGTGAGCCTCCAGAAGAACGTGCAGCCAAGAGAGGTGAACATCAGAGACGTGCAGCAGGCCTTGCTGTCTTCCAATGCCTACATCATGCCGTTCATAGACGTGAAGCCGCAAGATGCGCATTTTGCCGCTTTGCAGCGCATAGGGGCCACGGGCATTCTAAAAGGCACCGGCATTGCTTACAAGTGGGCCAACCAGACTTGGTTCTACCCAGAGTACCCCGCCAGCGAACATGACGTGGTGTCTGGCCTTAAAACCTATTACCCGCAACTGAAAACCACCCAGGCCTCCGGCGCTAAAATCACGCTCAAGTATCTAACCGAAGTACTGGCCACCATCAACCCGGCTCTTACCTACCAGAAAGTGGCCGCAGACTGGAGCCAGTTAAAATTGAACACCCCGGCTTCTGAAGGATTAGAGCTGACCAGATGCCAGGCCGCCGTGATTCTAGACCATTTCCTGAACCCGTTTGCGCTTCCCATTGATTTTAACGGGCAGCTAACGCAGCAGGCAGCCGCGCTGGGCTCAAAGTAA
- a CDS encoding GH92 family glycosyl hydrolase yields MQIHSLKISALGVLVTMGLVAGCALQRQGGNDKEKTGVDAVDPFIGTGGHGHTYPGASVPFGMVQASPDNGTQGWDWCSGYHYSDSLIAGFSQTHLSGTGIGDLVDVSLMPQYVSDLQKNPRQKFSHKNETATPGLYTVQLDNHIAVALTTTERVALHQYQFPADSAKGVMLDLGFAINWDKPTETNLTVVNDTLVTGLRKSSGWARQQWVYFAAVFSEPIQKVDVYDSLQKVSGRQIKGRKVKALFTFKKGKAPLLVKVSISSASEKGALQNIQKELPGWGFTQVAQKARKQWTSEMDKIEASFIEPGMSTIFYSALYHSALAPTLFSDVQGQYKGAKDSVTTVPFQRYSTFSLWDTFRAAHPLYTITQQDRVPDMMHSLLQGFKEHKLLPVWELSGNETNTMTGYHAVPVLADALLKGFLPDKAEEIYAAMEASAAQNVRGTDFYRTYGYIPADKDGWSVTKTLEYAYDDWCIAQVAKKLGKQADYQKYLKRAASYRALFDKQMLFMRGKKADGSWVTPFNPFYSEHGFEGAYIEGTTWQHSWFVPHDVQGLINLFGSERAFVQHIDSTFNASSKMEGENVSPDISGLIGQYAHGNEPSHHIAYLYNYAGQPWKTQEKVRQILTTMYSAQPDGLAGNEDCGQMSAWYVFSAMGFYPVNPADGKYVLGSPLVKQAKINVGRGRYFEVEAKNNNTQNKYIQAVSLNGQPLQRSYITHQEVMAGGKLTFTMGSQPNKTWASQETQRPPSMTAK; encoded by the coding sequence ATGCAGATACACTCATTGAAAATAAGCGCATTGGGCGTGTTGGTAACCATGGGCCTGGTGGCTGGTTGCGCCCTGCAGAGACAAGGCGGGAACGACAAGGAAAAAACAGGGGTAGACGCAGTAGATCCGTTTATTGGAACGGGCGGTCACGGGCACACCTACCCCGGCGCCTCGGTACCGTTTGGCATGGTGCAGGCAAGTCCAGACAATGGCACTCAGGGTTGGGATTGGTGCTCAGGGTATCATTACTCAGACAGTCTCATTGCCGGGTTCAGTCAGACGCACCTGAGCGGTACGGGCATCGGGGATTTAGTGGATGTTTCCCTTATGCCGCAGTACGTGTCTGACCTACAGAAGAACCCCCGGCAGAAATTTTCGCATAAGAATGAGACGGCCACCCCGGGCTTGTATACCGTGCAGTTGGACAACCACATTGCCGTGGCGCTCACCACCACGGAGCGGGTGGCTTTGCACCAATATCAGTTTCCGGCAGACTCTGCCAAAGGTGTTATGCTGGACCTGGGCTTTGCCATCAATTGGGACAAACCCACAGAGACCAACCTCACCGTGGTGAATGACACCTTGGTGACCGGCCTCCGGAAGTCCAGCGGCTGGGCCCGGCAGCAGTGGGTGTATTTCGCTGCCGTCTTCTCAGAGCCCATTCAGAAAGTAGACGTATATGATAGTCTGCAAAAAGTCTCTGGAAGACAGATAAAGGGAAGAAAAGTCAAGGCCTTGTTCACGTTCAAAAAGGGCAAGGCGCCTTTGTTGGTGAAAGTGAGCATTTCCAGCGCGAGTGAGAAGGGGGCGTTGCAGAACATTCAGAAGGAACTGCCGGGTTGGGGCTTTACCCAAGTGGCGCAAAAGGCCAGAAAGCAGTGGACTTCTGAGATGGACAAGATTGAGGCTTCTTTCATAGAGCCGGGCATGAGTACCATCTTTTATTCGGCGCTGTACCACAGCGCATTGGCGCCCACCTTGTTCTCAGATGTGCAAGGTCAGTACAAAGGAGCCAAAGACTCTGTCACTACGGTGCCTTTTCAGCGGTACAGCACCTTCTCCCTCTGGGACACGTTCAGGGCGGCGCACCCGCTGTATACCATCACGCAGCAAGACCGGGTGCCAGACATGATGCACTCCCTGTTGCAAGGGTTCAAAGAACATAAGCTGTTGCCGGTTTGGGAGCTGTCTGGCAATGAAACCAACACCATGACCGGCTACCACGCCGTGCCTGTTCTGGCAGATGCGCTTTTAAAGGGCTTCCTTCCTGACAAGGCCGAGGAGATTTACGCCGCCATGGAAGCCAGCGCCGCCCAGAACGTGCGCGGCACCGACTTCTACCGCACCTACGGCTACATTCCGGCAGACAAAGACGGCTGGTCAGTGACCAAGACGCTGGAGTACGCTTATGATGACTGGTGCATTGCCCAAGTGGCCAAGAAGTTAGGTAAGCAAGCAGACTACCAGAAATACCTGAAACGTGCCGCCTCTTACCGCGCCCTCTTTGACAAGCAGATGCTTTTTATGCGGGGCAAGAAGGCAGACGGTTCGTGGGTAACGCCTTTTAATCCGTTCTACTCTGAGCACGGGTTTGAGGGGGCATACATTGAGGGCACCACCTGGCAGCACAGCTGGTTTGTACCACATGACGTGCAGGGGCTTATCAACCTGTTCGGCTCAGAAAGAGCCTTTGTACAGCACATAGATTCTACCTTCAATGCCTCTTCAAAGATGGAGGGGGAAAACGTGTCTCCGGACATTTCTGGTTTGATTGGCCAGTACGCCCACGGCAACGAGCCCAGCCACCACATTGCCTACCTGTACAACTATGCCGGTCAGCCCTGGAAAACCCAGGAGAAGGTAAGGCAGATCTTAACCACCATGTACAGCGCGCAGCCAGACGGGTTGGCGGGGAATGAAGACTGCGGTCAAATGAGTGCTTGGTACGTGTTCAGTGCAATGGGCTTTTATCCGGTAAACCCAGCAGATGGCAAGTATGTGCTGGGCAGTCCACTGGTGAAACAGGCAAAGATAAACGTGGGCAGGGGAAGGTATTTTGAGGTGGAAGCCAAAAACAACAACACCCAGAACAAATACATCCAGGCGGTTTCTTTGAACGGACAACCACTCCAGCGCTCCTACATTACGCACCAGGAGGTAATGGCCGGTGGTAAGTTGACCTTTACCATGGGCAGCCAACCCAACAAGACCTGGGCAAGCCAGGAGACGCAGCGGCCGCCCTCCATGACCGCCAAGTAA